One genomic segment of Gottschalkia acidurici 9a includes these proteins:
- a CDS encoding 50S ribosomal protein L11 methyltransferase — MYEISIKCPLSIVDDNIEKLQINEIYNVYYNSPIVIVTDEYGYDYKEKSGELVDLVIVVDSDDKDLVDSQVILIKDILDLNIDELKVKKSDPIDFEPKIEAIDLNNGWIIGHPNDCKNEDNNNKINFVHKGAFGSGLHETTQDCLRYILKEDFSNKTVLDIGTGSGILSIAASIKGASKVTSIDIRDVRDEIEFNASLNDLNNIEIIVGDVIEEDIKIDNIYDYVFINIGGQETQSMMEFIDSKLSKNGKLLVSGLVSWSFDKVISFIESHGYKLNDHCTSNEWCTAWVIKNS; from the coding sequence ATGTACGAAATATCGATCAAATGTCCTCTAAGTATAGTGGATGATAATATAGAAAAACTTCAGATCAATGAAATATATAATGTATATTATAATTCACCTATAGTTATAGTTACCGATGAATACGGATATGACTACAAAGAAAAAAGTGGTGAGCTAGTAGATTTAGTCATAGTAGTTGATTCTGACGATAAAGATTTAGTTGATTCTCAGGTTATTTTAATAAAGGATATCTTAGACTTGAATATAGATGAGTTAAAAGTAAAAAAGTCTGATCCTATAGATTTTGAACCTAAAATTGAAGCTATAGATTTAAATAATGGCTGGATAATAGGCCACCCTAACGATTGTAAGAATGAAGATAATAATAACAAAATTAATTTTGTACACAAAGGAGCTTTTGGAAGCGGTCTTCATGAAACTACTCAGGATTGCCTAAGATATATATTAAAAGAAGACTTTTCAAATAAAACGGTCTTAGATATTGGTACAGGTTCAGGAATACTCTCTATAGCTGCCTCTATTAAAGGGGCATCAAAGGTAACTTCAATTGATATAAGAGATGTAAGAGATGAAATTGAATTTAATGCAAGTCTCAATGATTTAAATAATATAGAGATTATAGTAGGAGATGTTATAGAAGAAGATATTAAAATTGATAACATTTACGATTATGTGTTTATAAATATAGGTGGTCAGGAAACTCAATCTATGATGGAATTTATAGATTCTAAGCTTAGTAAAAACGGTAAGCTATTAGTATCTGGGCTGGTTTCTTGGAGTTTTGATAAAGTTATAAGTTTTATTGAGTCTCACGGATATAAACTTAATGATCATTGTACTTCTAATGAATGGTGCACTGCTTGGGTTATTAAAAATAGTTAG
- a CDS encoding 5'-methylthioadenosine/adenosylhomocysteine nucleosidase encodes MSIGIIVAMNEELEVILREMQKEKTEVRANMEFHVGDLLGKKIVAVVCGIGKVNSAICTQVLISEYGVSKIVNIGIAGGIGKDIVPGDIVIGDSLVQHDMDATAFGDKVGQIPRLDTFDFKSDKLLVDLAKGVCESITEHKSYIGRIATGDQFVADVEKIKWLSEEFNALACEMEGGSIAHTCYLNNIPFIVIRSISDNANTGAHMDFEKFKYIAVENSSNILKNMISNM; translated from the coding sequence ATGAGCATAGGAATTATAGTTGCCATGAATGAAGAATTAGAAGTAATTCTTAGAGAAATGCAAAAAGAAAAAACAGAAGTTCGTGCTAACATGGAGTTTCATGTTGGAGATCTTTTAGGTAAAAAAATTGTTGCTGTAGTTTGTGGAATAGGTAAAGTGAACTCGGCAATATGTACTCAAGTACTAATATCAGAATATGGAGTTTCAAAAATTGTTAATATAGGTATTGCTGGAGGTATAGGCAAAGATATTGTTCCAGGAGACATCGTAATTGGGGATAGCCTAGTTCAACATGATATGGATGCTACTGCTTTTGGAGATAAAGTTGGTCAAATTCCTAGATTAGATACTTTTGATTTCAAATCGGATAAATTATTAGTAGATTTAGCTAAAGGAGTATGTGAATCTATAACAGAGCATAAGTCATACATAGGTAGAATAGCAACTGGTGATCAGTTTGTTGCTGATGTTGAAAAAATAAAATGGTTATCAGAAGAATTTAATGCTCTTGCTTGTGAAATGGAAGGAGGAAGTATAGCTCATACTTGTTATTTAAACAATATACCTTTCATAGTTATACGTTCCATTTCCGACAATGCAAATACAGGAGCTCATATGGATTTTGAAAAATTTAAATATATTGCTGTTGAGAATTCTAGTAATATACTAAAAAATATGATTTCTAATATGTAA
- a CDS encoding S-ribosylhomocysteine lyase, with protein MKVESFELDHTKVVAPYIRKAALYNGPKGDVVSKFDLRFIQPNKGGMNMSGIHTLEHLLAVYLREEALGEDIIDLSPMGCRTGFYLTTWGDKSENDIKVPLVNSLKKVLETKEIPAANEIQCGNYKEHSLEEAIEYAESFVKNI; from the coding sequence ATGAAAGTAGAAAGTTTTGAATTAGATCATACTAAAGTAGTAGCACCTTATATAAGAAAAGCTGCACTCTATAATGGACCAAAAGGTGATGTAGTATCAAAGTTTGATTTAAGATTCATTCAACCAAACAAAGGTGGTATGAATATGTCAGGAATACATACACTAGAGCATCTATTAGCAGTATATTTAAGAGAAGAAGCATTAGGAGAAGATATAATAGATCTTTCACCTATGGGATGTAGAACAGGATTTTATCTAACTACATGGGGAGATAAAAGTGAGAATGACATAAAAGTACCACTAGTAAATTCTTTAAAGAAAGTATTAGAGACTAAAGAGATACCAGCAGCAAATGAAATACAATGTGGTAACTATAAAGAGCATTCGTTAGAAGAAGCTATTGAATATGCAGAAAGCTTTGTAAAAAACATATAA
- the nagZ gene encoding beta-N-acetylhexosaminidase — protein sequence MIRRKIFITLLFILVLASGCNYKNNGDSMEPKNKVESKKVDPIEESIKKMTLEEKIGQLIFVGIDDTVISEKSKELINKYKVGGIILFKRNIVDSEQTIKLMNSLKNENSKNPVPLFLGIDQEGGKVSRIPEEFIVTPTGREIGSTNDKDFAFKIGSILGKQVSYLGLNLDFAPVLDIYSNAKNTVIGDRAFGKDENVVSNISTEVIKGINSQNIIPVVKHFPGHGDTVVDSHVGLPKIDHDYERLNNFELVPFKRAIENNIDMLMVGHILLTKVDSENPATMSKTIISDILRGDLGFKGVVITDDMVMGAIVENYSIEDASIKSIQSGSDIVLIGHGYETVVKVVDNLRKAVHDGNISEERVNESVYRILKVKDKYNLNNNNTLSDVNRIKDINNELNNTLKEVR from the coding sequence ATGATTAGAAGAAAAATATTTATTACATTATTATTTATACTAGTTTTGGCTTCAGGTTGCAATTACAAAAATAATGGTGATTCTATGGAACCTAAAAATAAAGTAGAATCTAAAAAAGTTGATCCAATAGAAGAATCGATTAAGAAAATGACTCTTGAAGAAAAAATAGGACAATTAATTTTTGTAGGTATTGATGACACAGTGATAAGTGAAAAATCAAAAGAATTAATAAATAAGTATAAGGTAGGAGGTATAATACTATTTAAAAGAAATATAGTAGATTCGGAACAGACTATAAAGCTTATGAATTCTCTAAAAAATGAAAATTCTAAAAATCCGGTTCCTTTGTTTTTAGGTATTGATCAAGAGGGAGGAAAGGTTTCTAGAATTCCTGAAGAGTTTATAGTTACTCCGACAGGTAGAGAGATTGGTAGTACTAATGATAAAGACTTTGCTTTTAAGATAGGGAGTATTCTAGGAAAACAAGTAAGCTATTTAGGACTTAACTTAGATTTTGCTCCTGTCCTAGACATATATAGTAATGCTAAAAATACTGTAATTGGTGATAGAGCTTTTGGGAAGGATGAAAACGTAGTGAGTAATATAAGTACAGAAGTTATAAAGGGGATAAATTCTCAAAATATAATACCAGTAGTTAAGCATTTTCCGGGGCATGGAGATACAGTGGTAGATTCACATGTAGGTCTACCTAAGATTGATCATGACTATGAGAGGCTTAATAATTTTGAATTAGTTCCTTTCAAGAGAGCTATAGAAAATAATATAGATATGTTAATGGTAGGACATATATTATTAACTAAAGTAGATAGTGAAAATCCAGCGACAATGTCTAAAACTATAATTAGTGATATACTTAGAGGAGATCTAGGATTTAAAGGGGTAGTTATAACTGATGATATGGTAATGGGAGCTATAGTGGAAAACTATAGTATCGAAGATGCATCGATAAAGTCTATACAATCAGGTAGTGATATAGTACTAATTGGACATGGATATGAAACAGTGGTAAAAGTTGTAGACAATTTAAGGAAAGCTGTACATGATGGAAATATATCTGAGGAAAGGGTTAATGAGAGTGTATATAGGATTCTTAAGGTTAAAGACAAGTATAATTTAAACAACAATAATACATTGAGTGACGTAAATAGAATTAAAGATATAAACAATGAATTAAATAATACCCTTAAAGAAGTAAGGTAG
- a CDS encoding DEAD/DEAH box helicase, which yields MTISFEKLSLSQNLINGLKKERISKPTGIQSRAIPVSLDKKDIIAQSETGSGKTLAYLLPIFEKLDTTKKETQCIILVPTHELAIQINNQIKTLSSNSQMSVTSTAIIGTANIKRQIESLKEKPHIIVGSTGRILELIKNRKIGAHNVRTLVLDEGDRLLDEKNVDGVRNVIKTMQKKQLQIMLFSATVNEHAVNMAKSLMKDPEILIVKEKTIVNPDIDHIYITCDQRDKIVILRKLVASIKPKRAIVFINKSEEIEITTLKLRYHHLKAYGLYGESSKEDRKKAMDMFRSGKIQLLVASDLAARGLDIKDVTHIFNLDLPPTSKEYVHRVGRTARAGKSGTAVSIITKKDIPIIKRYERDLNIKLNHKIISKGKLLDTSY from the coding sequence ATGACAATTTCATTCGAAAAATTAAGTTTAAGTCAAAATTTAATAAATGGATTAAAAAAAGAAAGAATTAGTAAACCTACAGGTATTCAATCTAGAGCAATTCCTGTATCTTTAGATAAAAAGGATATAATTGCTCAGTCTGAAACTGGAAGTGGAAAAACTCTTGCTTATTTACTTCCTATCTTTGAAAAATTAGATACAACTAAGAAAGAAACACAATGCATAATACTAGTACCAACTCATGAACTAGCTATTCAAATAAACAATCAAATAAAAACTTTATCAAGTAACTCTCAAATGTCAGTTACTTCTACTGCTATAATTGGTACAGCTAATATAAAAAGACAAATAGAAAGTTTAAAAGAAAAGCCACATATTATTGTAGGATCTACCGGTAGAATATTGGAGTTGATAAAAAATAGAAAAATAGGTGCACATAATGTACGAACATTGGTACTAGATGAAGGTGATAGACTACTGGATGAAAAGAATGTTGACGGTGTAAGAAATGTTATAAAAACTATGCAGAAAAAACAGCTACAGATTATGCTATTTTCAGCAACTGTGAATGAACATGCTGTAAATATGGCAAAATCTTTAATGAAAGATCCAGAGATATTAATAGTTAAAGAGAAAACTATAGTCAATCCTGATATAGACCATATTTATATCACATGTGATCAAAGAGATAAAATTGTAATTCTAAGAAAATTAGTAGCGTCCATAAAACCTAAGAGAGCTATAGTTTTTATAAATAAAAGTGAAGAAATCGAAATTACTACTTTAAAACTTAGATATCATCACCTTAAAGCATATGGACTATATGGAGAATCTTCAAAGGAAGATCGTAAGAAAGCTATGGATATGTTTAGAAGTGGAAAAATACAATTACTGGTTGCTTCTGATTTAGCAGCTAGAGGACTAGATATAAAAGATGTTACTCATATATTCAATCTAGACTTGCCTCCAACATCGAAAGAATATGTTCATAGAGTAGGTAGAACTGCTAGAGCAGGTAAAAGTGGTACTGCGGTATCTATAATTACAAAAAAAGATATACCTATAATTAAGCGCTATGAAAGAGATTTAAATATAAAATTAAATCATAAGATAATATCCAAAGGTAAGTTATTAGACACTTCATATTAA
- a CDS encoding pyridoxal phosphate-dependent aminotransferase — protein sequence MKFNLSKKALSISPSLTLEITAKAQEMRNSGIDIIGFGAGEPDFDTPVNIQEAGIKAIKEGKTRYTATSGIPELKTNICDKLKRENDLDYKPSNILVSSGGKHSIFNALYAILNPGDEVIIPVPYWVSYPEFVTICDAVPVLVETKEENGFKYTPEYLEKVITKNTKVIILNSPSNPTGTVYSEAELQEIAKIAIKHNIFIISDEIYEKLVYDNEKHVSIASLNEDIKNLTIVINGMSKAYAMTGWRIGYAAAHEEIIKVMTNLQSHTTSNPTSISQYASVEGLAGDQSIISEMIKHFESRRNYMVDKINSINYLSCIKPKGAFYVMANISQVKGKTIKGRDIKDSLDFTSLLLEEAKVAVVPGIAFGDDNYVRLSYATSMDNIKRGLDRIEEVLK from the coding sequence ATGAAATTTAACTTATCTAAAAAAGCTCTAAGCATTTCTCCTTCACTTACATTAGAAATAACAGCTAAAGCACAAGAAATGAGAAATAGTGGTATAGACATAATAGGATTTGGTGCAGGAGAACCTGACTTTGATACTCCTGTAAATATACAAGAGGCTGGCATTAAAGCTATTAAAGAAGGAAAGACTAGATATACAGCAACATCAGGAATACCAGAGCTTAAGACAAATATATGTGATAAACTAAAGAGAGAAAATGACTTAGACTATAAACCATCTAATATATTGGTATCGAGTGGTGGTAAACACTCTATATTTAACGCACTTTATGCTATTCTTAATCCTGGGGATGAAGTAATAATCCCTGTTCCATACTGGGTGAGTTATCCTGAGTTTGTAACGATATGCGATGCAGTACCAGTTTTAGTAGAAACTAAAGAAGAAAATGGATTTAAATATACTCCTGAATATTTAGAGAAGGTTATAACTAAGAACACTAAAGTTATAATATTAAATAGTCCAAGTAATCCAACAGGAACAGTATATAGTGAAGCTGAATTACAAGAAATAGCTAAAATAGCTATAAAACATAATATATTCATAATATCAGATGAAATATATGAGAAGTTAGTGTACGATAATGAAAAACATGTTAGTATAGCATCTTTAAATGAAGACATAAAGAATTTAACTATAGTTATAAATGGTATGTCTAAAGCTTATGCTATGACAGGATGGAGAATAGGATATGCTGCAGCACACGAGGAAATAATAAAAGTTATGACTAATTTACAAAGTCATACTACTTCTAATCCTACTTCTATATCTCAATACGCAAGTGTGGAAGGTTTGGCAGGAGATCAGTCGATAATATCTGAAATGATAAAACATTTTGAATCAAGAAGAAACTATATGGTAGACAAGATAAACTCTATAAATTATCTATCTTGCATAAAGCCTAAAGGGGCATTTTATGTTATGGCAAACATATCTCAGGTTAAAGGAAAAACTATAAAAGGAAGAGACATCAAAGACTCTTTAGACTTTACTAGCTTACTATTAGAAGAGGCAAAAGTAGCTGTAGTTCCAGGAATAGCATTTGGAGATGATAATTACGTTAGATTATCTTATGCAACTTCTATGGATAATATAAAAAGAGGGCTAGATAGAATAGAAGAGGTACTTAAATAG
- a CDS encoding PadR family transcriptional regulator has product MTNYKNERSRQFPTKLSTTSFVKLYILHLLTEKSYYGNEIIEEIKIRLQNKWEPSPGMIYPLLRDLESEGHILGWWQEPDKRSIRYYRITDSGYEHYKKIKLMNKANFEDSMTIIKNTLSDIYKIKI; this is encoded by the coding sequence ATGACGAATTATAAGAATGAAAGAAGTAGACAGTTTCCCACTAAATTAAGTACGACCTCTTTTGTTAAATTATATATACTTCACTTATTAACCGAAAAAAGCTATTATGGAAATGAAATAATAGAAGAGATAAAAATAAGGTTACAGAATAAATGGGAACCTAGTCCGGGCATGATATATCCTCTATTGAGAGATTTAGAGTCAGAAGGACATATTTTGGGATGGTGGCAAGAACCAGATAAAAGGTCTATAAGATACTATAGAATAACAGATAGTGGATATGAACATTATAAAAAAATAAAATTAATGAATAAAGCTAACTTTGAAGATTCTATGACTATTATAAAAAATACGTTATCAGATATCTATAAAATTAAAATCTAA
- a CDS encoding PHP domain-containing protein, which yields MDKADLHIHTTSSDGILTPEEVVEWAYRKGLHTIAITDHDTVDGIDRAIEEGKEHSICVVPGIELSCTYQNEEVHILGYFIDYKSNKLNTFTKTLKDARENRNASIIEKLNKLDIDITLEEVKKASKNGTMGRPHIARVLIEKGIVDTVKGAFDIYLGKGKPAYVERYKVSIEDAIDLIHSIGGASIVAHPGLMKNKLVLDYVLQQNIDGMEVIHSKHTLEQTEKLRELAKKFNLIETAGSDCHGYLENEEPILGDFYINLKSVKLLKQKADFYKKML from the coding sequence ATGGATAAAGCAGATTTACATATACATACGACTTCTTCAGATGGAATACTTACACCGGAAGAGGTTGTTGAGTGGGCGTATAGAAAGGGACTACATACTATCGCAATCACAGACCATGATACTGTAGATGGAATAGATAGGGCTATAGAAGAAGGGAAAGAACATAGTATATGTGTAGTTCCTGGAATAGAGTTAAGTTGCACATATCAAAATGAAGAAGTGCATATACTTGGATATTTTATAGATTATAAGTCTAATAAACTAAATACGTTTACTAAAACTTTAAAAGATGCTAGAGAAAATCGTAATGCTAGTATTATAGAAAAATTAAATAAACTAGATATAGATATTACTCTAGAAGAAGTTAAAAAGGCATCAAAAAATGGTACTATGGGAAGACCCCATATAGCTAGAGTTCTTATAGAAAAAGGGATTGTTGATACTGTAAAAGGTGCATTTGATATTTATTTAGGAAAAGGAAAACCAGCATATGTCGAAAGATATAAAGTCTCTATAGAAGACGCTATAGATCTCATACACTCTATAGGGGGAGCTTCTATAGTTGCACACCCAGGACTAATGAAGAATAAGTTGGTACTAGACTATGTTTTGCAACAAAATATTGATGGAATGGAGGTAATACACTCAAAACACACTTTAGAGCAGACAGAGAAATTAAGAGAATTAGCAAAAAAGTTCAACCTAATTGAAACAGCGGGATCTGATTGCCATGGGTACTTAGAAAATGAAGAGCCTATTCTTGGAGATTTTTATATAAACTTAAAATCAGTAAAATTACTAAAACAAAAAGCTGACTTTTATAAGAAAATGCTATAG
- the spoVS gene encoding stage V sporulation protein SpoVS encodes MDILKVSAKSNPNSVAGALAGVLRERGNAEIQAIGAGALNQAVKAVAIARGFVAPSGVDLICVPAFTDIEIDGEERTAIKLIVEPR; translated from the coding sequence ATGGATATATTAAAAGTATCAGCAAAGTCAAATCCAAATTCTGTTGCAGGTGCATTGGCTGGGGTATTAAGGGAAAGAGGCAATGCAGAAATACAAGCAATAGGTGCAGGTGCTCTAAATCAAGCAGTTAAAGCAGTAGCTATTGCTAGAGGATTCGTGGCTCCTAGTGGTGTTGACCTTATTTGCGTACCAGCTTTTACAGATATTGAAATTGATGGGGAAGAGAGAACTGCTATAAAATTAATTGTTGAACCTAGATAG
- the recA gene encoding recombinase RecA, with the protein MSEKAKALEMAISQIEKQFGKGSIMTLGEESKLNVEAVSTGALDLDIAIGIGGFPRGRIIEIYGPESSGKTTVALHAIAEHQKIGGVAAFIDAEHALDPQYAKNLGVDIENLIVSQPDTGEQALEIAEALVRSGAVDIIVVDSVAALVPKAEIEGEMGDSHIGLQARLMSQALRKLAGAIKRSNTTAIFINQLREKVGVMFGSPETTTGGRALKFYASVRLDVRRIEALKQGEEVIGSRTRIKVVKNKVAAPFKQAEVDIMYGTGISREGNILDVGANCDIINKSGSWYSYGSHRLGQGRENSKEFLRDNPDVTKEIDKKIREKFGLQESVQDNKNIVEKDATVQAQNSNIKDNKTE; encoded by the coding sequence ATGAGTGAAAAAGCTAAAGCATTAGAAATGGCTATAAGTCAAATCGAAAAACAGTTTGGAAAAGGGTCTATAATGACTCTGGGTGAAGAATCTAAATTAAACGTGGAAGCAGTTTCTACAGGGGCTCTAGACTTAGATATAGCTATAGGTATAGGAGGTTTTCCTAGAGGAAGAATAATAGAAATATATGGACCAGAATCTTCTGGTAAAACTACTGTAGCTCTTCATGCTATCGCGGAGCATCAAAAAATTGGAGGAGTTGCAGCGTTCATAGATGCAGAGCATGCACTTGATCCACAATATGCTAAGAATTTAGGGGTAGATATAGAAAACCTAATAGTATCACAACCTGATACTGGAGAGCAAGCACTTGAAATAGCTGAAGCTCTAGTAAGAAGTGGTGCTGTAGATATAATAGTAGTAGACTCAGTAGCAGCATTGGTTCCTAAGGCTGAGATTGAAGGAGAAATGGGGGACAGTCATATAGGATTACAGGCTAGATTAATGTCTCAAGCGCTTAGAAAGCTTGCGGGAGCTATAAAGAGATCTAATACAACTGCTATATTTATAAATCAGCTAAGAGAAAAAGTAGGTGTAATGTTTGGAAGTCCAGAGACGACTACTGGAGGTAGAGCACTAAAGTTCTACGCATCTGTAAGACTTGATGTAAGAAGAATTGAAGCATTAAAACAAGGTGAAGAAGTTATAGGAAGTAGAACTAGAATAAAGGTTGTTAAGAATAAGGTAGCGGCACCTTTTAAACAAGCTGAAGTAGATATAATGTATGGTACAGGTATATCTAGAGAGGGTAATATACTAGATGTAGGTGCTAATTGTGATATTATAAACAAGTCTGGATCCTGGTATAGCTATGGATCACATAGGCTAGGTCAAGGTAGAGAAAATTCAAAAGAATTCTTAAGAGATAATCCAGATGTTACAAAGGAAATAGATAAGAAAATAAGAGAAAAGTTTGGATTACAGGAGTCAGTACAGGATAATAAAAATATAGTTGAAAAGGACGCTACAGTTCAAGCACAAAATTCTAATATTAAAGATAATAAGACTGAATAA